In Heterodontus francisci isolate sHetFra1 chromosome 40, sHetFra1.hap1, whole genome shotgun sequence, one DNA window encodes the following:
- the bloc1s3 gene encoding biogenesis of lysosome-related organelles complex 1 subunit 3 produces MTTTQYQTIIQGEASETDSEEELYLTSTSTAGILQTGTKVPGEASETDDEDAECATAARDIQQAIQHGLPPLIVIRDEQSDILTAVEEKPAVTFRHQGRFSTLLQQKLRESNGRLHQNVEHAVKQMYESATREIRTATSRLSNSQNGIINASHSIRLILDDLKSVTEKMDIITSCNLLPDIQIPPAAASLAQV; encoded by the coding sequence ATGACTACCACACAATACCAGACCATTATTCAGGGAGAGGCCTCTGAGACAGACTCTGAGGAGGAGCTGTACCTCACGTCCACATCAACGGCCGGCATCTTGCAGACAGGAACCAAAGTGCCCGGTGAAGCATCGGAAACTGACGACGAGGACGCGGAATGTGCAACAGCAGCGCGGGACATCCAGCAGGCCATTCAGCACGGTCTGCCACCGCTGATCGTAATCCGTGACGAGCAGTCGGACATCCTGACGGCGGTGGAGGAGAAACCGGCTGTGACGTTTCGCCACCAGGGGCGTTTCAGTACCCTGCTGCAGCAGAAGCTGAGGGAGAGCAACGGGCGCCTTCACCAGAATGTGGAGCACGCCGTGAAGCAGATGTATGAGAGTGCCACCAGGGAAATCCGAACGGCCACCAGCCGCCTCAGCAACTCCCAGAACGGGATCATTAATGCGTCACATAGCATCCGGTTAATTTTAGACGATTTGAAATCAGTGACGGAGAAAATGGACATAATCACGAGCTGCAACTTACTTCCTGACATCCAGATTCCCCCTGCGGCAGCAAGTCTAGCACAGGTCTGA